In one Chthoniobacterales bacterium genomic region, the following are encoded:
- a CDS encoding alpha/beta hydrolase: MKSTLLLLTVVLLCAGLRSPVQAEFKPEVKYAQVGDIKMAYYIRGEGEPLVMINGFLATMSLWDPALIEELAKHNQLILFDNRGVGLSTDTKENETTMAQMADDTAGLIKALGFKKANVLAYSMGARIGQQLIIRHPDLVDKCVLAGPNPGGRYQDPAAKDVEAELNNPDVPDSEKIALTFPDNEAGRQAQKEVMGRIKAAVKAGEAPDDFTTSKETVARLDRARTTLWKENNSNFEDLKNVKIPVLVTDGRSDVVDPPKNSLMIANQIPFAWLAFFEGGHSFLFQSHERFAATVNAFLQ; encoded by the coding sequence ATGAAAAGCACCTTGCTTCTCCTCACCGTGGTTCTTCTCTGCGCCGGGCTGCGCTCGCCGGTGCAAGCCGAATTCAAACCCGAAGTGAAATACGCGCAAGTTGGCGACATCAAGATGGCCTATTACATCCGCGGCGAAGGCGAACCGCTCGTCATGATCAACGGCTTCCTCGCCACAATGAGTCTCTGGGACCCCGCGCTCATCGAAGAATTGGCCAAGCACAACCAACTCATCCTTTTCGACAACCGCGGAGTGGGACTTTCCACCGACACGAAAGAAAATGAAACAACCATGGCGCAAATGGCCGACGACACCGCCGGGTTGATCAAGGCCCTCGGATTCAAAAAGGCCAATGTGCTCGCCTACTCCATGGGGGCGCGCATCGGCCAGCAGTTGATCATCCGCCATCCCGACTTGGTCGACAAATGCGTGTTGGCCGGACCGAATCCGGGCGGCCGCTACCAGGACCCGGCGGCCAAGGATGTCGAAGCCGAACTGAACAACCCGGATGTTCCCGACAGCGAGAAGATCGCCCTCACCTTCCCGGACAACGAAGCCGGACGTCAGGCGCAGAAGGAAGTGATGGGACGCATCAAAGCGGCGGTCAAAGCGGGAGAGGCTCCCGATGACTTCACCACATCGAAAGAAACCGTTGCGCGTCTCGACCGCGCCCGCACCACGCTGTGGAAAGAAAACAACAGCAACTTCGAGGATCTGAAGAACGTGAAGATTCCCGTGCTGGTCACCGACGGACGCTCCGACGTGGTCGATCCGCCGAAAAACTCACTCATGATCGCCAACCAGATTCCCTTCGCTTGGCTCGCATTCTTCGAAGGCGGCCATTCCTTCCTCTTCCAGTCGCACGAGCGGTTCGCCGCGACGGTCAACGCGTTCTTGCAGTAA
- a CDS encoding BrnT family toxin — protein sequence MRLEFDPDKEAINLAKHGVDFSTVQKVFEDPQRMIVPNETHSSDEPRFYAVGHDGIGVLTVRFTLRGDAIRVIGAGYWRKQKKAYEDQKKET from the coding sequence GTGCGGTTGGAATTCGATCCGGACAAGGAAGCAATCAACCTCGCCAAGCACGGGGTCGATTTTTCGACTGTGCAAAAAGTTTTCGAAGATCCGCAGCGCATGATCGTCCCTAACGAAACGCACAGCTCCGATGAACCGAGGTTCTATGCCGTCGGCCACGATGGCATTGGCGTGCTGACCGTCCGCTTCACTTTGCGGGGCGATGCTATCCGCGTGATCGGCGCCGGATATTGGCGCAAGCAGAAGAAAGCCTATGAAGACCAAAAGAAAGAAACCTAA